In one window of Paraflavitalea soli DNA:
- a CDS encoding DUF6443 domain-containing protein, which translates to MRASHALLTVIIFLLPASWLFAQDPTVVTPPAYTGVSNNKVITWTAMKPDTSDANFTLSSPLRQARITIQYYDGLGRPVQTVQKQGSYPTGGSAVDLVSPVVYDEWGRIQRQYLPFAANSTGGNTSISDGGFKTNPFQQQNSFYSNPGSPVYGQGETFYYGKTEFEASPLNRVQRSYAPGNSWVNAGRGIEHKYWGNTVTDSVRVWKVTNSGSMGVFGSYNCDSLYKPGELFKNVTVDENGKQVIEFIDLEGKTVLKKVQFSATVDTGSGKGHYGWYCTYYVYDLLNLLRAVIQPRGVELLQANSWNINWSSGVILAEQCFRYEYDGKRRPLIKKIPGAGPVYMIHDARDRLVLLQDSNMRAGSPVKWLYTQYDSINRPIATGLWNNNSSLSTHYPAAYPSIDYPNLAGQTYEELTTTYYDNYNWLGGYPSMSTGHDLYLEPASNSTFPYPQAVTQCTSLQLKGMVTGTRTRIPGTGTFLSSISFYDADSRLIQHQQEDIGGYEVTTMQYIWIGQPYITVTEVVKTGTGGQSTILVARNSFDSLGRIVKTEKKISNTDVNSAAMSSYKTISELQYDAIGQLVKKKLGTKPGAGTELAKVDYTYNIRGWLTAINKNYLTNANSDQYFGLELGYDKNGSLGTFTPQYNGNISGALWKSEGDQQRRKQDFTYDAVNRLTAADFNQYVSGSGASAVFNKSAGMDFSTTGLSYDANGNILTQKQRGWKLSGSTTIDSLAYNYIPNSNRLLNVIDGVNDVNTRLGDFRTSSLHPNAGSKNSNTVDYSYDGNGNMVKDLNKDIVTFAGGNGVDYNYLNLPAKVTLKKDGSNNKGYVEYVYDAGGRKLKKTVYEPGVDTIVTLYLGGAVYQNDTLQFFAHEEGRIRFAGVDSGVCTPQPKRLLFDYSLKDHLGSVRAVLTEHKENICYPTASVEDARYQKEDDYYNIVDARRITKATTAATQASFENKLYRVHGGLTNEKTGLGVVLKVMAGDQVKIAAESFYTLPGGGAGSPLTLAVTELLTAFTGSSTVIAGKGVLTPAQVSGIGNNNTDLANFISNNNPGASNARAFVNYILFDEQLKYISGGADPVLAGGGYKLHNTYINNPVTVVKSGYMYVYVSNESNLPVYFDNLVLTHTPGPILEETHYYPFGLVMQGISSKALTTPLRNRFKFNGKEEQGREFSDGRGLEWIDYIGRMYDQQIGRWHVQDRLSEKYTTLSSYCYVANNPILNIDVNGDSIIVTSDLKNEPVVWGALNTMNRTSLGRQEYNNYAGSETHDVYIGKGSRPGSAGYTLTGLRENRIVTDDNTLDFGSNNINKPGVSKFQGKDVSKSEGREISILGVNGQSLNQLDKYDLAFVFFHEMNAHISNSSGDEEKEHNRFGNSSVTPGLPLKNNGVLNVKFQSTAWSYMKDLLELKVKDGNATKENIRDLALMKKMEEDARKNSK; encoded by the coding sequence ATGCGAGCTTCTCATGCCCTGCTCACCGTAATCATTTTTCTATTGCCTGCCAGCTGGCTTTTTGCCCAGGACCCCACTGTGGTAACGCCACCGGCTTATACAGGGGTGAGCAACAACAAAGTGATCACCTGGACGGCTATGAAGCCTGATACGAGCGATGCCAATTTCACTTTAAGCAGTCCCCTGCGGCAGGCGCGTATCACCATCCAATACTACGACGGGCTGGGCCGGCCGGTGCAAACGGTGCAGAAGCAGGGGTCTTACCCTACAGGCGGCAGTGCTGTGGACCTGGTAAGCCCTGTGGTCTATGATGAATGGGGACGCATCCAGCGGCAATACCTGCCCTTCGCCGCTAACAGTACGGGCGGCAATACCTCGATCAGCGATGGCGGCTTTAAGACCAATCCCTTCCAGCAGCAGAACTCGTTTTACAGCAATCCGGGCAGCCCTGTCTATGGACAGGGAGAAACATTCTATTATGGTAAAACGGAATTTGAAGCTTCTCCGCTCAACCGTGTGCAGCGCAGCTATGCGCCCGGCAACAGCTGGGTGAATGCAGGCCGGGGCATAGAGCATAAATACTGGGGCAATACAGTTACTGATAGTGTACGCGTCTGGAAGGTGACGAACAGCGGCAGCATGGGGGTATTTGGCAGCTATAATTGCGACAGCTTGTATAAGCCGGGTGAATTATTTAAAAACGTAACCGTCGATGAGAACGGCAAACAGGTGATCGAGTTCATCGACCTGGAAGGAAAGACCGTGCTCAAGAAAGTACAGTTCTCCGCCACTGTCGATACTGGTAGCGGAAAGGGCCACTATGGCTGGTACTGTACTTATTACGTGTATGATCTCCTGAACCTGCTGCGGGCGGTGATCCAGCCCCGCGGGGTGGAACTGCTGCAGGCGAATAGCTGGAACATCAACTGGAGCAGTGGGGTGATCCTGGCTGAGCAATGTTTCCGCTATGAGTATGATGGCAAGCGGAGGCCCCTGATTAAAAAGATACCCGGCGCTGGCCCTGTATACATGATCCATGATGCGCGCGATAGGCTGGTGCTGCTGCAGGATTCCAATATGCGGGCAGGCAGTCCTGTTAAATGGCTGTATACCCAGTATGATTCCATCAATCGGCCTATCGCGACCGGCCTTTGGAACAACAACAGCAGTTTGTCTACGCATTACCCGGCAGCCTATCCCAGCATCGATTATCCCAACCTGGCCGGGCAGACCTATGAGGAGCTGACCACTACTTACTATGATAATTATAACTGGCTGGGTGGGTACCCTTCGATGAGTACGGGTCATGATCTGTATCTGGAGCCGGCCAGTAATAGTACCTTCCCCTATCCCCAGGCGGTCACCCAATGCACCTCACTCCAGCTGAAAGGCATGGTGACGGGCACCCGGACGAGGATACCGGGTACGGGGACTTTTCTATCCTCTATCAGTTTTTACGATGCTGACAGCCGGCTGATCCAGCACCAGCAGGAGGATATAGGAGGCTACGAGGTAACTACCATGCAATATATCTGGATAGGTCAACCCTATATCACCGTAACAGAAGTGGTTAAAACGGGTACCGGTGGTCAGAGTACCATCCTGGTTGCCCGCAACAGTTTTGACAGCCTGGGGCGCATAGTCAAAACTGAAAAGAAGATCAGCAATACGGATGTCAATAGTGCAGCGATGAGCAGCTATAAAACGATATCAGAGCTGCAATACGATGCAATCGGGCAACTGGTGAAAAAGAAACTGGGCACCAAACCCGGTGCAGGTACCGAACTAGCAAAGGTCGACTATACCTACAATATCCGCGGCTGGCTGACGGCGATCAATAAGAACTACCTTACCAATGCCAACAGTGACCAGTACTTCGGCTTGGAGCTGGGCTATGATAAAAACGGGAGCCTGGGTACTTTCACGCCCCAGTACAATGGCAATATCAGCGGGGCTTTGTGGAAAAGTGAAGGGGATCAGCAAAGACGTAAGCAGGATTTTACCTATGATGCAGTGAACAGGCTTACTGCAGCCGACTTCAACCAGTACGTGAGCGGCAGCGGCGCCTCGGCGGTATTCAACAAGAGTGCGGGCATGGACTTCAGTACCACCGGGCTTAGCTATGATGCCAATGGCAATATCCTCACCCAAAAGCAGCGGGGCTGGAAACTCAGCGGCTCTACTACTATCGACAGTCTTGCTTACAATTATATTCCCAACAGCAACCGGCTGCTCAATGTAATTGACGGAGTAAATGATGTGAACACCCGGCTGGGGGACTTCCGTACCTCTTCCCTGCACCCCAATGCAGGCAGCAAAAATAGTAATACAGTCGACTACAGCTATGACGGCAATGGCAATATGGTCAAAGACCTCAATAAGGACATCGTAACTTTTGCAGGCGGCAATGGAGTGGACTACAATTATCTGAACCTACCGGCGAAGGTGACGCTGAAAAAGGATGGCAGCAATAATAAGGGCTATGTGGAATATGTATATGACGCCGGTGGCAGGAAACTGAAAAAAACGGTGTATGAACCGGGGGTGGATACGATAGTAACGCTCTACCTGGGCGGGGCGGTATACCAGAACGATACCTTGCAGTTCTTCGCCCATGAGGAGGGGCGTATCCGTTTTGCAGGGGTGGATAGCGGGGTGTGTACGCCGCAGCCCAAACGACTCTTGTTTGATTACTCGCTCAAAGATCACCTGGGCAGTGTACGTGCGGTGCTCACCGAACATAAGGAAAACATTTGCTACCCGACTGCCTCGGTGGAAGATGCGCGGTACCAGAAAGAAGACGACTATTACAATATCGTTGACGCCCGGCGCATCACCAAGGCTACTACGGCGGCTACGCAGGCCAGTTTTGAAAACAAATTGTACCGGGTGCATGGCGGGCTGACGAATGAGAAAACAGGCCTTGGAGTTGTGCTGAAGGTGATGGCGGGTGACCAGGTGAAGATCGCGGCAGAATCCTTCTACACCCTGCCCGGAGGCGGTGCGGGCAGTCCGCTTACACTGGCGGTGACAGAATTGCTAACTGCCTTTACAGGCAGTAGCACAGTAATAGCGGGTAAAGGGGTGCTGACACCGGCACAGGTGAGCGGGATTGGAAACAACAATACGGATCTGGCAAACTTTATCAGTAATAATAACCCTGGGGCAAGTAATGCCCGGGCCTTTGTTAATTATATACTCTTTGATGAGCAATTGAAGTACATTAGCGGCGGTGCGGACCCGGTACTGGCGGGCGGGGGATATAAGCTGCACAATACGTATATCAACAATCCTGTTACGGTCGTTAAGTCAGGCTATATGTACGTTTATGTGAGCAACGAGAGTAACCTGCCTGTTTATTTTGACAACCTGGTCCTGACCCACACCCCCGGACCGATACTGGAAGAAACACACTATTATCCTTTTGGATTGGTGATGCAAGGCATTAGCAGCAAGGCCCTTACGACGCCACTTAGAAACAGGTTTAAGTTTAATGGTAAGGAAGAGCAGGGCCGAGAGTTCTCCGACGGCCGTGGGTTGGAGTGGATTGATTATATCGGCCGGATGTATGATCAGCAGATTGGAAGATGGCATGTACAAGATCGTTTGTCAGAAAAGTACACAACATTGAGTTCCTATTGCTATGTGGCTAACAATCCTATTTTAAATATTGATGTAAATGGAGATTCGATCATTGTGACGAGTGATCTAAAAAATGAACCAGTAGTTTGGGGCGCATTAAATACAATGAATCGAACAAGTCTAGGTAGGCAAGAGTATAATAATTATGCAGGCAGTGAAACACATGATGTTTATATAGGGAAAGGGAGTAGACCCGGTTCTGCAGGGTATACGCTTACTGGACTTAGGGAAAACAGGATAGTGACAGATGATAATACCTTGGATTTTGGTTCAAATAACATAAATAAGCCAGGGGTTAGTAAATTTCAGGGAAAAGATGTAAGCAAATCTGAAGGTCGTGAAATCAGTATTTTAGGGGTTAATGGACAGAGCTTGAATCAATTGGATAAATATGATCTTGCCTTTGTATTTTTTCATGAAATGAATGCTCATATATCCAATTCTAGTGGTGATGAGGAAAAAGAACATAATCGATTTGGAAATTCCTCAGTCACACCAGGATTGCCATTAAAGAATAATGGTGTCCTAAATGTAAAATTTCAATCAACTGCATGGAGCTATATGAAAGACTTATTAGAACTTAAGGTTAAGGACGGAAATGCAACAAAAGAGAATATTCGCGATTTAGCATTAATGAAAAAAATGGAAGAAGATGCTCGAAAAAATTCTAAGTAA
- a CDS encoding right-handed parallel beta-helix repeat-containing protein — translation MNRKLSIISFLLLVVLIPLCSLAQPFVHPGVDQSAKDLAYMKGQVLKGAQPWKGAFDRLKAATDTAFTAVPFAHVLRGPYGKPNIGGNDLSKSAAMAYNYAIVWYITGDKTYANRAIGILDAWTPVLWHFDYNDAKLLAAWTGHALCNAAEILRYTNAGWKQESVGRFKSMLMDVYYPLLRFYYPQANGNWDGAIIHSIMAMGIFLDNRAMFDNAVDHFLHAPVNGSLFKYIYPSGQCQESTRDQGHVQLGLGEFAGAAQIAFTQGVDLFSIGGYRLAMGYEYTARFLLGEKPHCYGVISERAKELRDDYEYVYQHHKAINISLPYTERAADSVRSKASRSVLTAVRAPNGVTPTKGKTPIPDKTGYIAGATKAPVIPADAVLVAPGQSIQQALDEAAGSGRWVVAKAGIHTLPATLKIPSGVVLAGEGIATVLFLDPASGARETMVNGSDDLHDVTIRDLVIEGAASTTVPSDPNSGRSYRGGYNRGGILFRAQREGQMKHIRLENLTVRNCTYNGVFINGAAGIDIISCDLNENGVSVPPGQKLLHNLLLTHCSQVTVQNCRLATSPLGAGVALEACDSALISGCEIARNGYYGVLITESRGVTVSSNLVEANDRSGVMVEFLYKGSSAITITDNRVQFNAGYGVESYGATNCLSTQNRYSHNGHGKEQQKISAAKTILME, via the coding sequence ATGAATCGTAAGCTCAGCATTATAAGTTTCCTGTTATTGGTGGTTTTAATTCCCTTGTGTTCGTTGGCCCAGCCTTTTGTTCATCCGGGTGTTGACCAGTCGGCGAAGGACCTGGCTTATATGAAAGGGCAGGTATTAAAGGGTGCGCAGCCCTGGAAGGGGGCTTTTGACCGGTTGAAAGCTGCTACGGATACGGCTTTTACAGCAGTGCCTTTTGCCCATGTGTTGCGGGGGCCATATGGTAAACCTAATATAGGCGGCAATGACCTGTCGAAGAGTGCTGCCATGGCTTATAACTATGCGATTGTGTGGTATATAACCGGTGATAAAACTTATGCTAATAGGGCTATTGGGATACTGGATGCGTGGACGCCGGTATTGTGGCATTTTGATTACAATGATGCTAAATTATTGGCTGCCTGGACAGGCCATGCGTTGTGCAATGCGGCCGAGATATTGCGTTATACGAATGCCGGCTGGAAACAGGAAAGTGTTGGCCGATTCAAGTCGATGCTCATGGATGTGTATTATCCGCTGCTGCGTTTTTATTATCCGCAGGCGAATGGCAATTGGGATGGGGCGATCATTCATTCCATTATGGCCATGGGCATTTTCCTGGATAACCGGGCGATGTTTGATAATGCGGTCGATCATTTTCTGCATGCGCCAGTGAATGGCAGTTTGTTTAAATATATTTATCCCAGTGGTCAGTGCCAGGAGAGCACGCGTGATCAGGGGCATGTGCAACTGGGCCTGGGGGAATTTGCCGGTGCGGCGCAGATCGCTTTTACGCAGGGAGTTGATCTGTTTTCTATTGGTGGTTACCGGCTGGCGATGGGTTATGAATATACTGCGCGTTTTTTATTGGGGGAGAAGCCGCACTGTTATGGTGTTATTTCAGAACGGGCCAAAGAATTACGGGATGATTATGAATATGTATACCAGCATCACAAAGCCATAAATATTTCGCTGCCTTATACGGAGCGTGCGGCGGACAGCGTGCGTTCCAAAGCTTCCAGAAGTGTATTGACAGCTGTACGGGCGCCCAATGGTGTGACACCCACCAAGGGTAAGACACCTATACCTGATAAGACAGGTTATATAGCGGGCGCTACAAAGGCTCCTGTTATTCCTGCTGATGCGGTGCTGGTGGCTCCGGGGCAATCCATTCAGCAGGCATTGGATGAGGCTGCAGGCAGTGGCCGTTGGGTGGTGGCAAAGGCGGGTATCCATACCTTGCCTGCGACCTTAAAGATACCCAGTGGTGTTGTATTGGCAGGTGAGGGCATTGCCACGGTGCTTTTCCTGGACCCTGCTTCGGGTGCCCGGGAGACGATGGTAAACGGGAGTGATGACCTGCACGATGTTACTATCCGTGACCTGGTAATAGAAGGGGCAGCTTCCACTACCGTGCCCAGCGATCCCAATAGCGGGCGTTCTTACCGCGGCGGTTATAATCGCGGTGGTATCCTGTTCAGGGCGCAGCGGGAGGGGCAAATGAAGCATATCAGGCTGGAAAACCTGACGGTGCGCAATTGTACTTACAATGGGGTATTCATCAACGGGGCCGCAGGTATAGACATCATTAGCTGTGATCTGAATGAGAATGGGGTGAGTGTGCCGCCGGGACAAAAGTTATTGCATAACCTGTTGTTGACGCATTGTTCGCAGGTGACTGTTCAGAATTGCCGTCTGGCTACTTCTCCTCTGGGCGCTGGTGTGGCGCTGGAGGCCTGTGACAGTGCCCTGATCAGTGGCTGTGAGATCGCCCGCAATGGTTATTATGGGGTGCTGATCACGGAAAGCCGTGGTGTGACGGTGAGCAGTAACCTGGTGGAGGCCAATGACCGCAGTGGGGTGATGGTAGAATTTTTATACAAAGGGTCTTCTGCTATTACTATCACGGATAACCGGGTACAGTTCAATGCAGGCTATGGTGTGGAAAGTTATGGCGCCACCAATTGCCTGTCAACTCAAAACAGGTATAGTCATAACGGCCATGGCAAGGAGCAACAAAAGATCAGTGCAGCTAAAACTATTTTGATGGAGTAG
- a CDS encoding AlbA family DNA-binding domain-containing protein, whose amino-acid sequence MKWSLETLQSYISDGIEENLVLEYKAGDALQKNDKKKGDIAKDVSAMANSAGGTIIYGIREFQTKGKEHLPEIIDAVKREEISKEWLEQVINSNIQPKIENVLIIPIPVNAESVVYVVEVPQSDTAHQASDFRYYKRHNFVCVAMEDYEIRDIMSRLKHPKVELEFLIERIIVQEKDSISGRIKPNGSSYLDYNLKFAIRNLGKIYAKYVNYSIELPQEILENGEEYKESLERRRFRVFYGDNTYRDIIDIKISAAGEPYNSYGPSRYDPILPGTTSRSEVIRLKRNLRNESYNIYWKVFADNAEPGIGEIAISKLLSNATDVW is encoded by the coding sequence ATGAAATGGAGTTTAGAAACCCTACAGTCTTACATTTCAGATGGCATTGAGGAGAATTTAGTTCTAGAGTATAAAGCTGGAGATGCGTTGCAAAAAAATGATAAAAAAAAGGGCGATATTGCGAAAGATGTTTCTGCTATGGCCAATTCAGCAGGGGGGACAATTATCTATGGAATAAGAGAGTTTCAAACTAAAGGAAAAGAGCATTTGCCAGAAATCATCGATGCGGTTAAAAGGGAGGAAATTTCAAAAGAATGGCTTGAGCAGGTAATAAACTCAAACATACAACCCAAAATTGAGAATGTCCTAATCATCCCAATACCTGTTAACGCCGAAAGCGTTGTCTACGTTGTCGAAGTTCCTCAAAGTGATACCGCGCATCAAGCAAGCGACTTTCGGTATTACAAACGTCATAATTTTGTCTGTGTGGCAATGGAGGACTATGAGATTCGCGACATTATGAGTAGATTGAAGCACCCAAAAGTTGAATTAGAATTTCTAATAGAGAGGATAATAGTTCAAGAGAAAGATTCGATTAGCGGAAGGATAAAACCTAACGGTAGTTCATACCTAGATTATAATCTTAAATTTGCAATCAGAAACCTAGGGAAGATTTATGCTAAATATGTGAACTATTCTATCGAACTTCCTCAGGAAATTTTAGAGAATGGAGAAGAATATAAAGAAAGTTTAGAGAGAAGACGATTTAGGGTATTTTACGGAGACAATACTTATCGCGATATTATTGACATCAAAATTAGTGCCGCTGGAGAACCTTATAACAGCTACGGTCCATCAAGATACGATCCAATTTTGCCAGGAACGACGAGCCGCTCAGAGGTTATAAGGCTAAAAAGGAACCTTAGGAATGAGAGTTACAACATATATTGGAAGGTTTTTGCAGACAACGCAGAACCCGGTATTGGAGAAATCGCGATTTCAAAATTACTCTCGAATGCCACAGATGTTTGGTAA
- a CDS encoding polysaccharide lyase family 8 super-sandwich domain-containing protein: protein MQQRTSFWSIILFLFASAAAQAQDISTIKKRVVDDLLAPSVNKEEIDQLIKTIQPDGTWPGIDYKDVSRTGFQHKQHLDNMLELARAYKKKGAASFTAPPVKAAFSLALDYWLAHDFRCDNWWWNEMGTPNLMINTLLVMDDALTEKQKKEGLAIAHRANMETFGARPGGDLMPIAGMFAKQGLFMENADTLRKALKAMAADIKISNERGLQPDMSFHHRTDNVISTLTYGSNYASSFAYWAAKIRGAGFSFPDSSIRLVTDYFLDGICQSLVYATYPDPGAMNRDISRKNALDAEDVSLPRNLRQASDYRAKELETIIAIREGKTKPVITKDRYFWHSHYYTHQRPDYYASVRMHSARANNMEEPHNEEGIKNHYYGDGSFFLSRTGREFSNIFPVWDWRKVPGATIVQKADFPHWKQLAKKGLTDFAGGVSDGKYGVAAFDFASVHDPLRARKSWFFFDNEIVCLGAGIQIDTAVDIATTLNQCLLKGEVVVNKQSKNTTLQSGKHTLPNVSWVYHDSIAYFFPQPTTVQISNGEATGNWRQINHQAWATEETVKKNVFTLWLDHGIQPKNATYAWIALPNVDAVTASKYSKKSPIRILANTPELQAVEYTGLQRTGIVFYKAGSIKVSDKLTVATTQPCIVMIKAKGATVSAMAIAISDPTQKLSFLQLKVNERTIQVSLPTDGKAGSTIIEQ, encoded by the coding sequence ATGCAACAGCGTACTTCTTTTTGGTCAATTATATTATTCCTCTTCGCATCAGCCGCCGCACAAGCCCAGGATATTTCTACTATAAAGAAACGTGTGGTGGACGATCTCCTGGCGCCATCCGTCAACAAAGAGGAAATAGACCAACTCATAAAAACCATTCAGCCCGACGGCACCTGGCCTGGTATCGACTATAAGGATGTTTCCCGCACCGGCTTCCAGCACAAGCAGCACCTCGATAATATGCTCGAATTGGCGAGGGCTTATAAAAAGAAGGGCGCCGCCTCCTTTACAGCCCCTCCTGTTAAAGCTGCTTTTTCCCTGGCCCTTGATTATTGGCTCGCCCATGATTTCAGGTGCGACAATTGGTGGTGGAATGAAATGGGTACCCCCAACCTCATGATCAATACCTTACTGGTAATGGACGATGCCCTCACAGAGAAGCAAAAGAAGGAAGGCTTGGCCATTGCCCACCGCGCCAATATGGAGACCTTTGGCGCGCGCCCAGGCGGCGACCTGATGCCCATTGCCGGCATGTTTGCCAAACAGGGTTTATTCATGGAAAATGCCGATACCCTTCGGAAAGCATTGAAGGCCATGGCCGCCGATATCAAGATCAGTAATGAACGGGGCCTGCAGCCCGACATGAGCTTTCATCACCGCACCGACAATGTGATCTCCACCCTTACCTATGGTTCCAATTATGCCAGTTCCTTTGCCTACTGGGCTGCTAAGATCCGTGGTGCAGGTTTTTCCTTTCCGGATTCATCCATCAGACTTGTCACCGATTATTTCCTGGATGGCATTTGCCAGTCATTGGTCTATGCCACTTATCCCGATCCCGGAGCTATGAACCGTGATATCAGTCGTAAGAATGCCCTGGATGCTGAAGATGTTTCTTTGCCCCGGAACCTACGCCAGGCATCTGACTACCGCGCCAAAGAACTGGAAACCATCATCGCTATCAGGGAAGGAAAAACGAAACCCGTTATAACCAAAGACCGGTACTTCTGGCATTCCCATTATTATACTCACCAACGTCCGGATTATTACGCTTCCGTGCGCATGCATTCCGCCCGGGCCAACAATATGGAAGAGCCACACAATGAAGAAGGCATCAAAAATCATTACTACGGTGATGGCTCCTTCTTCTTATCCCGTACCGGTCGTGAATTCTCCAATATTTTTCCTGTGTGGGACTGGCGTAAGGTACCTGGCGCTACCATTGTACAAAAAGCTGACTTTCCCCATTGGAAACAATTGGCGAAAAAGGGCCTCACTGATTTTGCCGGTGGCGTAAGCGATGGGAAGTATGGCGTAGCGGCTTTTGATTTTGCCAGTGTACATGATCCCCTCAGAGCCCGTAAATCATGGTTCTTTTTTGATAACGAGATCGTATGCCTGGGCGCTGGCATCCAGATCGATACAGCCGTTGATATAGCCACTACCCTCAATCAATGTTTATTGAAAGGCGAGGTAGTCGTCAACAAGCAGAGCAAGAATACTACCCTCCAAAGCGGCAAACATACCCTGCCCAATGTTTCCTGGGTATATCACGACAGCATCGCTTATTTCTTCCCGCAGCCCACTACCGTGCAGATCAGCAACGGAGAAGCTACCGGCAACTGGCGGCAGATCAACCACCAGGCCTGGGCCACCGAAGAAACCGTCAAGAAAAATGTATTTACCCTCTGGCTCGATCATGGTATACAGCCTAAGAACGCCACATATGCTTGGATAGCTTTGCCCAATGTGGATGCTGTTACGGCGTCAAAGTACAGTAAGAAATCACCCATCAGGATACTGGCCAATACGCCCGAACTGCAAGCCGTGGAGTATACTGGGCTACAAAGAACGGGGATCGTTTTTTACAAGGCAGGCAGTATTAAGGTCAGTGATAAATTAACTGTTGCCACTACTCAGCCTTGCATCGTGATGATCAAAGCGAAAGGTGCCACCGTTTCGGCTATGGCTATAGCAATATCAGACCCTACTCAAAAATTAAGCTTCCTGCAATTAAAGGTGAATGAACGAACCATTCAAGTATCATTACCCACAGACGGTAAAGCTGGTAGTACAATTATAGAACAATAA